In a single window of the Aminomonas paucivorans DSM 12260 genome:
- the truA gene encoding tRNA pseudouridine(38-40) synthase TruA, with protein sequence MPRYAAEVAYVGASFAGFQAQPNRPSVQGVLEAALEALSGSPVRCHGAGRTDAGVHARGQVVHFDLPRPWDPFRLRGAMAAHLPPSVEILQVAQVPDSFHARFDALWREYRFFLWNQAACVPHLRPFVWWVKSPLDWTLVQHLLPSLRGRHDFGAFCRSVDRPEDSWRTLLHVSCRRRGPFIRFRFRGDGFLTNMVRILVGTLEGVARGGMEPEAFLNLLEGGCRSEAGRTAPPQGLFFWRVGYAPSPWATPSSFHDRVQ encoded by the coding sequence ATGCCCCGGTATGCCGCAGAGGTCGCCTACGTCGGCGCCTCCTTCGCCGGCTTCCAGGCCCAGCCGAATCGCCCCTCGGTGCAGGGGGTCCTTGAGGCGGCGCTGGAAGCCCTGTCAGGGTCTCCGGTGCGCTGCCACGGGGCAGGGCGCACCGACGCGGGGGTCCACGCCCGGGGGCAGGTGGTGCATTTCGACTTGCCCCGGCCCTGGGATCCGTTTCGCCTTCGGGGAGCCATGGCGGCCCACCTTCCCCCTTCGGTCGAAATCCTTCAGGTGGCGCAGGTACCCGACTCTTTCCACGCCCGCTTCGACGCGCTGTGGAGGGAGTACCGCTTCTTCCTGTGGAATCAGGCGGCCTGCGTCCCGCACCTTCGTCCCTTCGTCTGGTGGGTCAAAAGCCCTCTGGACTGGACCCTCGTCCAGCATCTTCTCCCTTCGCTTCGGGGTCGGCACGATTTCGGCGCGTTCTGCCGCAGCGTCGATCGGCCGGAAGATTCGTGGAGGACCCTCCTCCACGTGTCCTGTCGGCGTCGGGGGCCCTTCATCCGCTTCCGGTTTCGAGGGGACGGTTTCCTCACCAACATGGTGCGGATCCTCGTAGGGACCCTGGAAGGGGTGGCCCGGGGAGGGATGGAGCCGGAGGCTTTTCTGAACCTGCTGGAGGGAGGCTGCCGAAGCGAGGCGGGACGCACCGCCCCCCCCCAGGGGCTCTTCTTCTGGCGTGTGGGCTACGCCCCCTCTCCCTGGGCGACCCCCTCATCTTTCCACGACAGAGTACAATAG
- a CDS encoding energy-coupling factor transporter transmembrane component T family protein: MKFLNHLTLGQYVPTDSPIHHLDPRSKILSTLVLLSGVFGVEHPVAFAAWGGLLLGICALSRLHLRLVFGAARPVLWLLVFTALLHLLFTPGVPVLILGPVDVTREGVVLASRMGLRLLFLVLFAGLLTLTTSPMELADGMERLLSPLARFGFPAHEMAMMMTIALRFIPTLLDETDRILKAQLSRGANLDQGGFLRRIRAFVPVLVPLFVIVFQRAEDLATAMESRCYRGGVGRTRMNPLRWGRGETLGLTVSVGVVGALTLLDRWI, encoded by the coding sequence GTGAAGTTTCTCAACCACCTCACCTTGGGGCAGTACGTCCCCACGGATTCCCCGATCCATCATCTGGACCCGCGGTCCAAGATCCTCAGTACGTTGGTGCTGTTGTCGGGGGTCTTCGGGGTGGAGCACCCCGTGGCGTTTGCGGCCTGGGGAGGGCTTCTCCTGGGGATCTGTGCCCTGTCACGGCTTCACCTCCGCCTGGTTTTCGGGGCGGCGCGGCCGGTGCTGTGGCTTTTGGTGTTCACGGCGTTGCTCCACCTTCTCTTTACCCCCGGCGTCCCGGTCCTGATCCTGGGACCGGTGGACGTGACCCGGGAGGGGGTCGTCCTGGCCTCCCGCATGGGGCTTCGGCTTCTCTTTCTGGTGCTTTTCGCGGGGCTGCTGACCCTGACCACCAGTCCCATGGAATTGGCGGACGGCATGGAACGGCTCCTGTCTCCCCTGGCCCGCTTCGGGTTTCCGGCCCACGAGATGGCCATGATGATGACCATCGCCCTCCGGTTCATTCCTACCCTGCTGGACGAAACGGATCGAATCCTGAAGGCCCAGCTCTCCCGAGGGGCCAACCTCGACCAGGGCGGCTTCCTGCGCCGAATCCGGGCCTTCGTTCCGGTTCTGGTCCCCCTTTTCGTGATCGTCTTCCAGCGGGCGGAGGATCTGGCGACGGCCATGGAATCCCGCTGCTATCGGGGAGGGGTGGGGCGGACGCGCATGAACCCTCTTCGCTGGGGGCGCGGGGAGACGCTGGGGCTCACGGTGTCCGTGGGGGTCGTGGGAGCCCTGACGCTGTTGGATCGCTGGATCTGA
- a CDS encoding ATP-binding cassette domain-containing protein: MSLVVENLSHTYHPGTPLETQALQRVSFRLEPGQWVSLVGHTGSGKSTLAQHLNALIPPQSGKVSVDGLDTQSAPKILREIRRKVGLVFQFPEQQLFAESLEEELAFGPRNWGFPPEEVRERVLRALASVGLPVSLLETSPLNLSGGQKRRVAIASVIASGPDYLVLDEPTAGLDARGVEELLHLLGTLQSRGVGICYITHDLELALSRSERILVLQEGKTLSWGTPEEIVQELQSREMEGLVLPPILELAHHLRDRGRSVPLTWDWNRLASALAAREGRP; this comes from the coding sequence ATGTCCCTAGTCGTGGAAAACCTGAGCCATACCTACCACCCCGGAACTCCCCTGGAAACGCAGGCCCTTCAGAGGGTTTCCTTTCGTCTGGAACCGGGGCAGTGGGTTTCCCTGGTGGGACACACGGGGAGCGGGAAATCCACCCTGGCGCAGCATCTCAACGCCCTGATCCCCCCCCAGTCCGGCAAGGTTTCGGTGGATGGCCTCGATACCCAGTCTGCCCCCAAGATCCTTCGAGAGATCCGCAGGAAGGTGGGGTTGGTGTTTCAGTTCCCGGAACAGCAGCTCTTTGCGGAATCCCTGGAGGAGGAGCTGGCCTTCGGCCCCAGGAACTGGGGGTTCCCTCCCGAGGAGGTCCGGGAGCGGGTCTTGCGCGCCCTGGCGTCGGTGGGACTGCCGGTCTCCCTGTTGGAGACGAGTCCCCTGAACCTTTCGGGGGGGCAGAAGAGGCGCGTGGCCATTGCCTCGGTCATCGCTTCCGGCCCGGACTACCTCGTGCTGGACGAGCCCACGGCGGGGCTGGACGCCCGGGGCGTGGAGGAGCTGCTTCACCTCCTGGGGACCCTCCAATCCCGAGGGGTGGGGATCTGCTACATCACCCACGATCTGGAGCTGGCCCTGTCTCGAAGCGAACGCATCCTGGTGCTGCAGGAAGGAAAGACCCTTTCCTGGGGCACCCCCGAGGAGATCGTCCAGGAACTGCAGTCCCGCGAGATGGAGGGGTTGGTCCTCCCCCCGATCCTGGAGCTGGCGCACCACCTCCGGGACCGGGGACGATCCGTTCCCCTGACGTGGGACTGGAACCGCCTCGCCTCCGCGTTGGCCGCAAGGGAGGGAAGACCGTGA
- a CDS encoding ATP-binding cassette domain-containing protein yields MLPVDAGGACSFRKVGYVYPGSQSRALEGLDLEVARGEWIALLGANGSGKSTFARLCNALLIPTQGDCSVLGLDTRVPANAERIRRGVAMVFQNPENQIVASVVEEETAFGPENLGLPPQEIRARVDQALRVVGLWEKRRAATYALSGGQKQRLALAGALALDPEVLVLDEATAMVDPRGRADFVSLLGRLHRQGKTLIQITHRLEEIVEADRVVVLNGGVKVFDGAPQGLFDLPKEAAAWGLGIPPLVSLRRFLLEKGLIPEQTPPRVEALEGALCP; encoded by the coding sequence ATGCTCCCAGTGGACGCCGGGGGGGCGTGCTCGTTCCGCAAGGTCGGGTACGTCTACCCCGGTTCGCAGTCTCGTGCCTTGGAAGGGCTCGACCTGGAGGTTGCCCGGGGGGAGTGGATTGCCCTACTGGGAGCCAACGGTTCGGGAAAATCGACCTTCGCCAGATTGTGCAACGCCCTGCTGATCCCGACGCAGGGCGATTGTTCTGTGCTGGGGTTGGATACCCGCGTCCCCGCAAACGCGGAGCGGATCCGCCGGGGGGTTGCCATGGTGTTCCAGAATCCGGAGAACCAGATCGTGGCCTCGGTGGTGGAGGAGGAAACGGCTTTCGGCCCCGAGAACCTGGGGCTCCCCCCTCAGGAGATCCGCGCTCGGGTCGACCAGGCTCTTCGTGTGGTGGGGCTTTGGGAAAAACGGCGAGCCGCCACTTATGCCCTTTCCGGTGGCCAAAAACAGCGGCTGGCCCTGGCGGGGGCCCTGGCCCTGGACCCGGAGGTCCTGGTGTTGGATGAGGCCACAGCCATGGTGGACCCGAGGGGGCGCGCGGACTTCGTCTCCCTCTTGGGAAGGCTCCACCGGCAGGGCAAGACCCTGATCCAGATCACCCACCGTCTGGAGGAGATTGTGGAGGCGGATCGGGTGGTGGTGCTGAACGGCGGGGTCAAAGTCTTCGACGGAGCCCCTCAAGGATTGTTCGACCTCCCCAAGGAGGCCGCCGCGTGGGGGTTGGGGATCCCCCCGCTCGTCTCGCTGCGGCGCTTTCTGCTGGAAAAAGGCCTGATCCCCGAACAGACGCCCCCCCGGGTGGAGGCGCTGGAGGGTGCCCTATGTCCCTAG
- the rplQ gene encoding 50S ribosomal protein L17 codes for MRHRMSMRRLGRYGSHRHAMLSNLAASLFLEGSLVTTVTRAKELRRVAERMITRAKSGTLHDRRVVVSDMAHKEAIQKLFNEIGPKFVHRPGGYTRIVKLGNRVGDASPMAVIELVD; via the coding sequence ATGAGACATCGCATGAGCATGCGCCGCCTGGGGCGGTATGGTTCCCATCGGCACGCCATGCTGAGCAACCTTGCGGCGAGCCTCTTTCTGGAGGGGAGCCTTGTGACCACCGTGACCCGGGCAAAGGAACTTCGCCGGGTGGCGGAGAGGATGATTACCCGGGCCAAGTCGGGGACGCTTCATGACCGTCGCGTCGTGGTGAGCGACATGGCCCACAAGGAAGCGATCCAGAAGCTGTTCAACGAAATCGGGCCGAAGTTCGTCCACCGTCCCGGTGGGTACACCCGCATCGTGAAGCTGGGAAACCGGGTGGGGGATGCCTCGCCCATGGCGGTCATCGAGCTGGTCGACTAG
- a CDS encoding DNA-directed RNA polymerase subunit alpha, with translation MEHDRHEIIVEEITPSYGRIVLEPLERGYGITLGNALRRVLLSSIPGASISAVRIEGVLHEFSTVPGVREDVIELLVNLKHVPLRCYNAELKTLHLEVEGPKTVTAADIQPDADVEYVDPEAVICTLEAGHRISMDLYVEQGIGYAAIDRPRPAYLPVDALLIDAVFSPAKRVKYEVQDVRMGQRTDYDRLVLEVWTNGVVTPKEAVAKASAILEGYFRSLTNVLSSRPSQGGALPEDAISSEGEGVPAEGDPAEEPVRFFENALLARPVRDLELSVRSENCLLRGGVHVIGDLVGRAREDLLKIRNLGKISLKEIEEKLEKFGLSLGGEPLSDLGETEDDLPETKEEETR, from the coding sequence TTGGAACACGATCGTCACGAGATCATCGTGGAGGAGATCACCCCCTCCTACGGTCGGATTGTTCTGGAACCCCTGGAGAGAGGTTACGGGATCACCCTGGGCAATGCCCTGCGGCGGGTCCTCCTCTCCTCCATTCCTGGCGCCAGCATTTCCGCGGTTCGGATTGAAGGGGTTCTTCACGAGTTCAGCACCGTGCCGGGAGTTCGGGAGGACGTGATCGAGCTTCTGGTGAACCTGAAGCACGTGCCCCTGCGCTGCTACAATGCGGAACTGAAGACCCTCCACCTTGAGGTGGAGGGTCCCAAGACCGTAACGGCGGCGGATATCCAGCCGGATGCGGACGTGGAATACGTGGACCCGGAGGCGGTGATCTGCACCCTGGAAGCGGGGCACCGGATCTCCATGGATCTGTATGTGGAACAGGGGATCGGCTACGCCGCCATCGACCGGCCCAGGCCGGCCTACCTCCCCGTGGACGCCCTGCTGATCGACGCCGTCTTCTCCCCTGCAAAGCGGGTGAAGTACGAGGTCCAGGACGTGCGGATGGGACAGCGGACCGACTACGACCGGCTGGTTCTGGAGGTGTGGACCAACGGGGTGGTGACGCCGAAGGAAGCGGTGGCAAAGGCCTCGGCCATCTTGGAGGGGTACTTCCGGTCCTTGACCAACGTCCTTTCGTCTCGCCCCAGCCAGGGCGGTGCCCTGCCGGAGGATGCCATCAGCTCCGAGGGCGAAGGGGTGCCGGCGGAAGGGGATCCTGCCGAAGAACCTGTGCGTTTCTTCGAGAATGCCCTTCTTGCACGCCCCGTTCGGGACCTGGAACTTTCGGTGCGCAGTGAGAACTGCCTACTTCGCGGTGGAGTCCACGTGATCGGCGATCTGGTGGGTCGGGCACGCGAGGATCTGCTGAAGATCCGCAATCTGGGCAAGATCTCCCTCAAGGAGATTGAGGAGAAACTGGAGAAGTTCGGCCTGTCCTTGGGAGGAGAACCTCTCTCCGACCTGGGAGAGACTGAAGATGACCTTCCGGAAACGAAGGAGGAAGAAACTCGATGA
- the rpsD gene encoding 30S ribosomal protein S4, giving the protein MSRYTGPVCRLCRAEGTKLFLKGDRCYTERCAMAKRNSKPGQHGTRRTKTSEYGLRLREKQKLRRFYGLNESQFAQIYEKAAAMPGQTGHDFLQLLERRLDNVVYRLGLAVSRRQARELVRHGHFLVNGRKLDIPSAVLRAGDVVSVREKSRDVAVLKGNAEVAASRAVPAWLEINGEAMSGRVVTLPVREQIEVPVNEQLVVEFYAR; this is encoded by the coding sequence ATGAGTAGATATACCGGTCCCGTGTGCAGGCTCTGCCGTGCCGAGGGGACGAAGCTCTTTCTGAAGGGCGACCGTTGCTACACGGAGCGGTGCGCCATGGCGAAGCGGAATAGCAAGCCGGGACAGCACGGCACGCGCCGGACCAAGACCAGCGAATATGGTCTGCGTCTCCGGGAAAAGCAGAAACTGCGGCGCTTCTACGGACTCAACGAATCCCAGTTCGCGCAGATTTACGAGAAGGCCGCGGCCATGCCGGGGCAGACGGGTCACGACTTCCTCCAGCTTCTGGAGCGGCGTCTGGACAACGTGGTCTATCGGCTGGGACTTGCAGTGAGCCGTCGTCAGGCCCGGGAGTTGGTTCGCCACGGGCATTTCCTCGTGAACGGACGGAAGCTGGACATCCCCAGCGCGGTGCTCCGGGCCGGGGATGTGGTTTCGGTGCGGGAAAAAAGTCGGGACGTCGCGGTCCTGAAGGGCAATGCGGAGGTTGCAGCCTCCCGAGCCGTTCCCGCCTGGCTCGAGATCAACGGAGAAGCCATGAGTGGACGTGTCGTCACCCTGCCCGTTCGGGAGCAGATCGAGGTGCCGGTGAACGAACAGCTCGTGGTGGAATTCTATGCTCGATAA
- the rpsK gene encoding 30S ribosomal protein S11: MAKRVQRRSKRKEKKHISYGVAHVYSTFNNTIVTLTDKQGNALSWASGGNVGFKGTRKSTPYAAQMSAAQAAKVAQDHGVVEIDVVVKGPGPGRESAIRSLQAAGLQVNLIKDATPIPHNGCRPPKRRRV, from the coding sequence GTGGCCAAGCGTGTTCAGCGCAGGAGTAAGCGCAAGGAAAAGAAGCACATCAGCTATGGAGTGGCCCATGTCTACTCCACCTTCAATAACACCATCGTGACCCTGACGGACAAGCAGGGGAATGCCCTTTCCTGGGCGTCCGGCGGGAACGTGGGCTTCAAGGGGACCAGGAAATCTACCCCCTATGCGGCGCAGATGTCCGCGGCCCAGGCCGCCAAGGTGGCCCAGGACCATGGGGTCGTGGAGATCGATGTCGTGGTGAAGGGGCCCGGCCCGGGCCGGGAGTCCGCGATCCGTTCCCTGCAGGCTGCGGGCCTGCAGGTGAACCTGATTAAGGACGCCACGCCCATTCCCCACAACGGTTGCCGCCCTCCCAAGCGGCGCCGGGTTTGA
- the rpsM gene encoding 30S ribosomal protein S13 translates to MARIAGVDLPREKRVEIALTYIFGIGLTSSKKILAATGVNPDTRTKDLTDEEAQRIRNEIENQFKVEGDLRREVAMNIKRLMDIGCYRGLRHRLGLPVRGQRTRTNARTRKGPKRTVAGKKKAVK, encoded by the coding sequence ATGGCTCGTATTGCAGGTGTGGACCTTCCCCGCGAGAAGCGGGTAGAGATCGCGTTGACCTACATTTTCGGCATCGGCCTCACCTCGTCCAAGAAGATCCTGGCGGCCACGGGGGTGAACCCCGACACGCGCACGAAGGATCTGACGGACGAAGAGGCGCAGCGGATCCGGAACGAGATCGAGAACCAGTTCAAGGTCGAGGGGGATCTGCGCCGAGAAGTGGCGATGAACATCAAACGTTTGATGGACATCGGTTGTTATCGTGGGCTGCGTCATCGGCTGGGTCTTCCGGTTCGGGGGCAGCGTACCCGGACCAACGCCCGGACCCGTAAGGGACCGAAGCGCACCGTGGCCGGCAAGAAGAAGGCCGTCAAATAG
- the rpmJ gene encoding 50S ribosomal protein L36 translates to MKVKTSVKPICEYCRIIKRHGVVRIICSRNPRHKQRQGARR, encoded by the coding sequence ATGAAAGTGAAGACTTCCGTCAAGCCGATCTGCGAATACTGCCGCATCATCAAGAGGCATGGGGTGGTGCGGATCATCTGCAGCCGGAATCCGCGTCACAAGCAGCGTCAGGGAGCAAGGAGGTAG
- the infA gene encoding translation initiation factor IF-1, whose product MAKDDVIEVRGKVVEPLPNAMFRVELENGHRILAHVSGKMRMHFIRILPGDKVLVQVSPYDLTRGRIVYRYK is encoded by the coding sequence ATGGCGAAGGATGATGTGATCGAAGTTCGGGGCAAGGTGGTGGAACCGCTTCCAAACGCCATGTTCCGTGTGGAGCTGGAGAACGGACACCGGATCCTGGCCCACGTCTCGGGGAAGATGCGGATGCACTTCATTCGGATCTTGCCGGGCGACAAGGTCCTGGTTCAGGTTTCGCCCTATGACTTGACACGGGGGCGAATTGTGTATAGATATAAATAG
- a CDS encoding KOW domain-containing RNA-binding protein — protein MVRVRKGHDAGLWCVVVETDPESGRVLLVDGSLHPVDRPKRKNPKHLQVTRTVLEDVAARLASGKSLDNGWLARRIAALRDRGDAS, from the coding sequence GTGGTAAGGGTCCGGAAGGGCCACGACGCGGGACTCTGGTGCGTGGTGGTCGAAACGGATCCGGAAAGCGGAAGGGTTCTTCTGGTGGACGGCAGTCTCCATCCTGTGGACCGCCCCAAGAGGAAGAACCCGAAACACCTTCAGGTGACCCGTACGGTTCTCGAAGACGTGGCAGCTCGCCTCGCCAGCGGAAAAAGCCTGGACAACGGATGGCTTGCCCGGCGGATCGCCGCCCTTCGGGATCGGGGTGACGCTTCGTGA
- the map gene encoding type I methionyl aminopeptidase has protein sequence MITFKNDPDLVAMRKAGKVVADVLRHLRDLVRPGVDTWTLDQAAEELLSKENAKPAFKGYRVPGIPKPFPGTICASINQEVVHGIPSKDRVLVEGDILSVDMGALVGGFYGDAACTYPVGAISEAREKLLAVTLKGLHEGIACVRDGATVGDVGHAVERTVLAEGCGLVREYAGHGIGRHLHESPQVPNYGKPGTGITLKSRMTICIEPMVMSGKEAVKSLSDGWTVVTVDGSDAAHFEHAVLVTAEGHEILTPWET, from the coding sequence GTGATCACGTTCAAGAACGACCCTGACCTGGTCGCCATGCGGAAGGCCGGGAAGGTCGTTGCGGACGTGCTGCGGCATCTTCGGGATCTGGTCCGGCCTGGCGTGGATACGTGGACCTTGGATCAGGCGGCGGAGGAACTTCTCTCCAAGGAGAACGCCAAACCCGCCTTCAAGGGATATCGCGTGCCGGGAATCCCCAAGCCCTTCCCCGGCACCATCTGTGCCTCCATCAACCAGGAAGTGGTCCACGGGATTCCCTCGAAGGACCGGGTTTTGGTGGAAGGGGACATCCTGAGCGTGGACATGGGCGCCCTGGTAGGGGGGTTCTACGGGGATGCCGCCTGCACGTACCCCGTGGGGGCCATCTCCGAGGCCCGGGAAAAACTTCTGGCGGTCACGCTGAAGGGGCTCCACGAGGGGATCGCCTGCGTGCGGGACGGTGCCACCGTGGGAGATGTGGGGCATGCGGTGGAACGTACCGTGTTGGCGGAAGGTTGCGGTCTTGTGCGGGAGTACGCGGGGCACGGAATCGGCAGACACCTGCATGAGTCCCCCCAGGTGCCGAACTACGGGAAGCCGGGGACGGGCATCACCCTCAAATCGCGCATGACCATCTGCATCGAACCGATGGTGATGAGCGGCAAGGAAGCGGTCAAGAGTTTGTCGGACGGATGGACCGTGGTGACCGTCGATGGCTCCGATGCAGCACACTTTGAACATGCGGTCCTGGTCACCGCAGAAGGGCACGAGATCCTGACCCCATGGGAAACTTAG
- a CDS encoding adenylate kinase has protein sequence MRLILLGPPGAGKGTQAASVIERFTIPHLSTGDMLRDHVKRGTVLGVEAKSFMDSGKLVPDGLIIAMMEDRLRQEDCGRGFLLDGFPRTLPQAEALDALLSRLGVSLDAVVLLDVTDGVVVERLCGRRVCKDCGAIYHVSFHPSRVSGICDLCGGELVQRDDDREDVIRKRLGVYHEQTSPLVAYYEKQDILRRVNAEGAPDAVCRNLEKQGGAA, from the coding sequence ATGCGATTGATCCTTCTTGGCCCTCCCGGGGCCGGCAAGGGAACACAGGCTGCCAGCGTCATCGAAAGGTTTACCATCCCCCATCTTTCTACCGGGGACATGTTGCGGGACCACGTGAAGCGAGGAACAGTTCTGGGGGTTGAAGCCAAGTCCTTTATGGATTCGGGAAAGCTGGTTCCCGACGGGCTGATCATCGCCATGATGGAGGATCGGCTTCGCCAAGAGGACTGCGGGAGGGGCTTTCTGCTAGACGGTTTTCCCCGAACCCTCCCCCAGGCGGAGGCGCTGGATGCGCTTCTGAGCCGGTTGGGCGTCTCCTTGGATGCGGTGGTCCTTCTGGATGTGACCGACGGGGTGGTGGTGGAGCGTCTCTGCGGACGGAGAGTCTGCAAGGACTGCGGTGCCATCTACCACGTCTCCTTTCATCCCTCTCGGGTCTCCGGCATCTGCGACCTTTGCGGTGGGGAGCTGGTCCAGCGGGACGACGATCGGGAGGATGTCATTCGGAAGCGCCTTGGGGTGTACCATGAGCAGACTTCTCCCCTGGTGGCGTACTACGAGAAGCAGGACATCCTGCGGCGGGTCAACGCGGAAGGGGCACCGGATGCGGTGTGCCGGAACCTTGAAAAGCAAGGAGGCGCTGCGTGA
- the secY gene encoding preprotein translocase subunit SecY gives MIDSFRDAFRLPDLKRRFLFVLAALFVYRLGAHIPTPGIDPEAMAQLFEKGGVLGFFDLFAGGALRRFSIFALGVVPYINSSIVMQLLVVVVPTLEKMQKDGEEGRKKIVQYTRYGTVLFALIQAVGMTVWLGNLGIFAGGFLDAVVVTVTVTAGSLAVMWLGEIMSDHGIGNGISLLIFAGIVARIPEAIIQTFSLVRMGEMNVLVLLLAVLLMVGVIAGCVLLQEGQRKLPVQYAKRVVGNRVYGGQSTFIPLRVNTAGVIPIIFASSVLLFPYTLAGFFPGSVAKAIQNAFAPSSPIYMILYVGLIVFFAYFYTAVVFNPEEVANNMKKYGGFILGIRPGKPTSDYIEKVMSRITLGGSLALALVAVIPTFMSGLMNINTFYFGGTSVLIVVGVALDTVHQIEGQLLMRHYDGILKRRNKTGGLLNL, from the coding sequence GTGATCGACTCCTTCCGGGACGCGTTCCGACTGCCGGATCTCAAACGACGGTTTCTCTTCGTCCTGGCGGCCCTGTTCGTGTATCGCCTCGGAGCCCACATCCCCACGCCGGGGATCGACCCCGAGGCGATGGCCCAGCTTTTCGAAAAGGGCGGCGTGCTCGGATTCTTCGACCTCTTCGCCGGGGGCGCTCTGAGGCGGTTCAGCATCTTCGCCCTGGGAGTGGTGCCCTACATCAACTCCAGCATCGTGATGCAGCTTCTCGTGGTGGTGGTTCCGACACTGGAGAAGATGCAGAAGGACGGAGAAGAAGGACGCAAGAAGATCGTCCAGTACACTCGTTACGGGACGGTACTCTTTGCCTTGATCCAGGCGGTGGGCATGACGGTGTGGCTTGGCAACCTGGGGATCTTCGCTGGCGGTTTCCTGGACGCCGTGGTGGTCACCGTCACGGTGACGGCGGGTTCCCTGGCGGTGATGTGGCTCGGGGAAATCATGTCGGACCACGGCATCGGCAACGGGATTTCCCTCCTGATCTTCGCGGGTATCGTGGCGCGAATTCCCGAGGCCATCATCCAGACCTTTTCCCTGGTCCGGATGGGAGAAATGAACGTCCTGGTGCTCCTGCTCGCGGTGCTCCTGATGGTTGGGGTCATCGCCGGTTGCGTGCTCCTCCAGGAGGGACAAAGGAAGCTTCCGGTGCAGTACGCCAAGCGGGTCGTGGGCAACCGGGTCTACGGGGGACAGAGCACCTTCATCCCTCTCCGGGTGAACACCGCAGGGGTCATCCCCATCATCTTCGCCTCCTCGGTGCTTCTGTTTCCCTACACCCTTGCCGGGTTCTTTCCCGGGAGCGTGGCGAAGGCGATTCAAAACGCCTTTGCCCCCAGTAGTCCCATCTACATGATCCTTTATGTGGGACTCATCGTGTTCTTCGCCTACTTCTACACCGCCGTGGTCTTCAATCCGGAGGAAGTGGCGAACAACATGAAGAAGTACGGTGGGTTCATCCTGGGGATTCGTCCCGGCAAACCCACATCCGATTACATCGAGAAGGTCATGTCCCGCATCACCCTGGGAGGTTCCTTGGCCTTGGCCCTGGTGGCGGTGATCCCGACCTTCATGTCGGGACTCATGAACATCAACACCTTCTACTTCGGGGGAACCTCCGTGCTAATCGTCGTGGGGGTTGCTCTGGACACGGTCCACCAGATCGAAGGCCAGCTCCTGATGAGGCATTACGACGGCATCCTGAAGCGCCGGAACAAGACCGGCGGGCTTCTGAACCTGTAG
- the rplO gene encoding 50S ribosomal protein L15 → MKLHELSPAPGAHKKAKRIGLGLGSGHGKTACKGTKGHKARAGGGVRAGFEGGQMPLVRRIPKRGFSNDRHKVTYQGINIGVLDGRFESGAVVDLAALLAQGLLGRFSGPVKILGDGELTKALTVRAHAFSAGAARKIEAAGGKAEVI, encoded by the coding sequence ATGAAGCTGCACGAACTTTCCCCCGCCCCGGGGGCCCACAAGAAGGCCAAGCGCATCGGCCTCGGCTTGGGCAGCGGGCACGGCAAGACGGCGTGCAAGGGAACCAAGGGACACAAAGCCCGGGCGGGCGGCGGTGTCCGCGCTGGCTTCGAGGGCGGTCAGATGCCTCTGGTCCGGCGGATCCCGAAGCGGGGCTTCAGCAATGATCGGCACAAGGTGACCTATCAGGGCATCAACATCGGAGTCCTGGACGGCCGCTTCGAGAGCGGTGCCGTGGTGGACCTGGCCGCTCTCCTGGCTCAGGGACTCCTGGGCCGTTTCTCCGGCCCCGTGAAGATTCTGGGGGATGGGGAACTGACAAAGGCCCTGACGGTGCGTGCCCATGCCTTTAGCGCCGGAGCGGCTCGGAAGATTGAGGCGGCGGGCGGCAAGGCCGAGGTGATCTAG
- the rpmD gene encoding 50S ribosomal protein L30, producing MAKLTITWKHSAIGRPDRQGLTIRALGLRKLHQTVTHEDTPQIRGMIRAVEHLVEWSVEE from the coding sequence ATGGCAAAGCTGACCATCACCTGGAAGCACAGCGCCATCGGGAGGCCGGACCGTCAGGGGCTCACCATCCGGGCCCTGGGTCTGCGGAAACTCCACCAGACGGTGACCCATGAGGATACCCCGCAGATTCGCGGCATGATCCGCGCGGTGGAGCACCTCGTGGAGTGGTCCGTCGAGGAATAG